The proteins below come from a single Dinghuibacter silviterrae genomic window:
- a CDS encoding helix-turn-helix transcriptional regulator, whose protein sequence is MSYVFRTPFVDYTLHAQSILEAAYKENIPLINKEMAVRIVADRLSLQRGKPCRLLMHTPTSVDFSAPARSYLASSSGTEGIAAAAVLVNHWTEQIALRFILCVKRSSFPMDIFRDRQKAIEWLLERDLGEVHPGAELITDGLQRYDHLFFKDPHAKLTYDHREVITKVNEAFCVLTGYRSDELLGQPFSMLTRDEFVLYDRQGLVVPAQLELSPFPVGRDGFQDMLVVVIHYERVVPASAAVKTYGLKEEDLRILRFLSQGMTSVEIGGVLGKSFRTVDGRRAVICKKLGVRNVKALLPKAKELGLLG, encoded by the coding sequence ATGTCTTACGTCTTCAGAACCCCCTTTGTAGACTACACGCTACACGCCCAATCGATCCTTGAAGCAGCGTACAAGGAAAATATTCCCCTCATCAATAAGGAGATGGCGGTTAGGATCGTTGCCGACCGGTTGTCGCTTCAGCGCGGGAAACCATGTCGGTTGTTGATGCACACGCCTACCTCGGTCGATTTTTCGGCGCCTGCCAGGAGCTATTTGGCCAGCTCTTCGGGGACTGAGGGTATTGCCGCTGCTGCGGTGCTTGTCAATCACTGGACGGAGCAGATTGCGCTTCGGTTTATCCTATGTGTTAAAAGGTCCAGCTTTCCTATGGACATATTCCGGGACCGGCAAAAGGCCATTGAGTGGTTGCTGGAAAGGGATCTTGGGGAGGTCCATCCGGGGGCGGAACTCATTACGGATGGGTTGCAGCGGTATGATCACTTGTTCTTTAAGGATCCGCATGCGAAGCTTACTTATGATCACCGGGAGGTGATTACTAAGGTGAATGAGGCGTTTTGCGTGTTGACAGGGTATCGTTCAGATGAATTGTTAGGGCAACCGTTTTCTATGCTGACTCGTGACGAGTTTGTTTTGTATGACCGGCAGGGGCTTGTGGTGCCGGCGCAACTGGAGTTGTCGCCGTTTCCGGTGGGGAGGGATGGGTTTCAGGATATGCTTGTCGTGGTGATACATTATGAGCGGGTGGTGCCGGCTTCGGCGGCTGTGAAGACGTATGGGTTGAAGGAGGAGGATTTGCGGATACTGCGGTTTTTGTCGCAGGGGATGACTAGTGTGGAGATTGGTGGGGTGTTGGGGAAGTCGTTTCGGACGGTGGATGGGAGGAGGGCGGTGATTTGTAAGAA